The Nostoc sp. PCC 7524 nucleotide sequence GGTAAGTGACAGGTGATAAATGATAGGTGACATGAAGAAAGTAAGAGTATCAGGTATACTGAATTTTTTGCGCTAGCGCAGGCTACGCCAACACAAATCAAATACGAATTCTATATAACTACCTATTTATGACACTTTTATGACATCTACTTGCTTTAATCTCTGTAAGAGAGAATTAATTAAAATTTTTTAAGCTAAATTTAAGTTGATATTATGTAACAGTTTACCAAAAATTTAACTCATAAGACATAGGTAAAATTAAACACTCAAAGCTCTGTAATTTTCCCAAAACTTCTAATTAATTCATCGCAGTTTCTAATAGCACGAGGTACACTCTAGCTTCTCATCCTCACCAAAGCGAAAAACACTGTATATGTCCAATTAGTTTTAGACTTTACTATGGTTGCCACTTAGCTGCATAGGTCCCAAATATTTAGTTAAATAAGGTGAAAATACCTCATAAATTAATGTTAAAGGCTCCCCATGATGCCAAAACAGGTAATGGCGACCCCAAAAAGGCCCATCTACACCGAACCCTGTTTGTAGGGCATCTGAGTAACCATAGTGAATGCCTCGTACATCTCGATATAATTCTGTGCGGAGACGAGCTAGGCTAGCCCAAATAGTTAATGAACGATTTTGCAAATACTCATCTATGTGGCTAGCTTCCCACCATGAAGTAGCATAAGCCAATCGCTGACC carries:
- a CDS encoding chorismate lyase — translated: MTAIFSSGNKSILPAAWHRLTPIWQGGEEVIKKSLPHTQLAPTWQLLLLGDGSPTRHLELLTGESTEVDVIDMSLIGMDLDSAPELIQSVPGPRLRRQVWLRTASGQRLAYATSWWEASHIDEYLQNRSLTIWASLARLRTELYRDVRGIHYGYSDALQTGFGVDGPFWGRHYLFWHHGEPLTLIYEVFSPYLTKYLGPMQLSGNHSKV